A genomic segment from Spongiibacter sp. IMCC21906 encodes:
- a CDS encoding DUF2326 domain-containing protein, whose protein sequence is MFSSIRVFFSEIVEEMIDRKALLSVSPNQAGHLEFKAEILDESGNATSADLGYTYRKLLCIAFDLAVLRAHLDDKFPRFVYHDGVFESLDDRKKENLIAVIRRYTELGLQPIITLIDSDLPGRTDDEPVFAAEEIVVTLHDEGERGRLFKFKAW, encoded by the coding sequence TTGTTTTCGTCGATTCGAGTTTTTTTCAGCGAAATTGTTGAAGAAATGATCGACAGAAAGGCATTGTTGAGTGTTTCTCCAAATCAGGCGGGGCACCTTGAGTTCAAGGCGGAGATTTTGGATGAGTCGGGTAATGCGACCAGCGCCGACCTTGGGTACACTTATCGCAAGTTACTGTGTATTGCCTTCGATCTTGCAGTTTTACGTGCGCATCTCGACGACAAATTCCCACGTTTTGTCTATCACGATGGTGTATTCGAGTCATTAGATGATCGCAAGAAGGAGAATCTTATAGCGGTCATTCGTCGATACACTGAACTGGGGTTACAGCCTATCATCACGCTGATCGATTCGGACTTGCCGGGGCGTACCGATGATGAGCCAGTTTTCGCGGCAGAAGAAATCGTCGTGACATTGCACGATGAAGGTGAGCGGGGACGGTTATTCAAGTTCAAAGCATGGTGA